Below is a genomic region from Buchnera aphidicola (Nurudea yanoniella).
TCCATTTATTTTAGATTTATTGTTTACTTTTAATATTGCTCTTTCAATTGTAATATTATTAGTTTCAATGTTTACTATTCATACACTAGAATTTACTTCTTTTCCTATAGTTTTATTGTTTTCTACGTTATTACGTTTAGCATTAAATATCGCATCTACAAGAATTATTTTGCTGTATGGACATATGGGATCTTATTCTGCTGGAAATGTTATACAAGCTTTTGGGCATTTTTTGGTAGGTGGAAATTTTGCTATAGGAATTGTTGTATTTATAATTTTAGTTATTATAAATTTTATGGTAATTACTAAAGGAGCAGGACGTATAGCAGAAGTAGGTGCTAGATTTATATTAGATGGTATGCCAGGAAAACAAATGGCTATTGATGCTGATTTGAATGCTGGATTAATTGGAGAAAAACAAGCAAAAAAACGTCGATTAGAAATTACGCAAGAAGCAGATTTCTATGGTTCTATGGATGGAGCAAGTAAATTTGTTAGAGGTGATGCTATTGCTGGGATATTAATAATGGGGGTAAATATTATTGGTGGACTTATTGTTGGAATGCTTCAACATGGTATGTTATTTTCTAAGGCAGCAGAAGTATATACTATATTAACTATAGGAGATGGATTAGTAGCTCAAATTCCTGCTTTAGTAATTTCTACAGCTTCAGGTGTTATTGTTACACGCGTAAGTACAGAACAAAATGTAAGCGAACAAATGATTAGTCAATTATTTTATAATCCGAGAGTAGTATTGTTGAGCGGGATTGTTTTAGGAATTCTTGGATTAGTTCCTGGAATGCCAAATATAATATTTTTGTTGTTTACCAGTGTGTTATTTATTTTGTCTTGGTATTTATATAGAAACCCTGTACAGATTAAATCTTTTTCTATAGATAAAAATAATAAAGGTTCTTTTAATGATATTCAAGATGCTACTTGGAATGATGTACAATTAGAAGATTCTATAGGAATTGAATTAGGATATGAACTTATTTCTATGGTTCATAGTAAATTAGAAGATAATTTATTAAATAATATTAGAAGTGTGCGAAAAAAATGTGCTAAAGAAATTGGATTTTTGCCTCCATTAATTCATATTAGAAATAATGTTCATTTGCCTCATGATACATATCGTATATTGATTAAAGGAATCGAAATAGGAAAAGGAATAGTTAAGCGTAATAAATTTTTAGCTATTGATGCAAAAAACGTATTAGATAAACTTTCAGGTGAAGAAACTATAGAGCCTACTTTTCATTTTAAAGCATTTTGGATTAATAGTTCTTTGGTTCATTATGCAAAAAGTATAGGTTATAATGTAGTTCAAGATTATACTATTATTCCTACTCATTTAAATAAGATCGTTTTAGACAATACTAGTAAATTATTCGGGAGACAAGAAGCTCAGCAATTATTAGATTATGTCGAAAAATATTTTCCAAAGTTAACCGAAGATTTAGTTCCAAACACGATTAGTTTAACGACTTTTCATAAAGTCATTCAAAATTTATTACTTGAACATATTCCTATTCGTGATATGCAAACTATTTTAGAAACTTTGATAATTCATTCTTCTTTTCATAAGGATGATATATCAGAGTTGACTAGTTTAGTGCGAATTTCTTTGCAAAAACTTATTGTTCAAAAATTTTTTAAAAATAATGAAATTAAAGTAATAAGATTGGGTGTTAAATTAGAAAGTATATTATTTCAGACATTGCAAAATAAAGACAATAATGGTGGAGTATTAGAACCTGGTTTATATAAATATTTTTTGAAAGAATTACAAAAAAATATTCATGATCAAAATTTATTACATAATAAAACAATACTTTTAGTGAATCATAAATTACGGATGTATTTAGCAAAGATGTTGATAAAAATATTTCCAGATTTAATAATCTTATCTAATTTAGAATTAGAAGAACATGATAAGAAGATACACGTTATTAGTATTTTAGGAGCATAATTGAAATGTATTTTATACTATGTATTAAAAAAATTGAATTTTCATTTTATATATTTCATTGATATATATTTTTAAATTTATATATCATTTTTGATATGCAAAAAATTTTTTATTAAAATATTTTAATTTTTATACAAATTTTAAAATAGTTTATATATTTTACTTAAAAATCATTATTTTTTTACATGTAATTTATTGTTGATATTCCAATAATATTTAATCCTTTTTTGAGTGTTCTTGCAGTCAAAAAAGCTAATATTAGTCTACTACAACGTATTTCAGTATTTTTAGAGAACAAAATAGAACATTTTTCATAGAATTGTGAAAAAAGTGTTGAAAGTTGATATAAATATAGACAGAGTATATGAGGCATTCCTTTATTGGCGGTGTCCGTAATTATTTCTTCGAATTCTAGTAATTTTATTCCAAGTTGGTTTTCAAATTTATTTTTTAACTGTATTTTTCCTTGTAAATTTATCATAGATACATTTAGTTTTCTAAAAATTGATAGTATTCTAGTGTATGCATATTGCATGTAAGGTGCTGTATTTCCGCTAAACGATAATATTTTATTCCAATTAAATACATAATTGGTTGTTCTATTCTTAGATAAATCGAAATATTTTATTGCTCCAATTCCTATTCTTTTAGCTAAAAAATCTAATCTTTTTTGTGATATTTTAGTATTTTTTTTTGTTGCAATAATAGTTTTAGCTTTTTTTATTGCCTTTTCAAGTAAAGAAGACAGTTTTATATTATTTCCAGATCGTGTTTTAAAGGGATGATTATCTTCAGATAATATCATTCCGAACATATGATGTTCTATTTTTAAATAATTAGGAATATATCCTGCTTTTTTCCCTATTTCTATAATCTGCATAAAATGTTTATTTTGTCTTATGTCAGTATAATATATTATTTTGTCAGCATGAAGAGTTTCACATCGATACTTTAAACATGCTAAATCAATAGTAGAATATAGAAATCCTCCATCTTTTTTTTGAATAATTACTCCCATTGGATTTCCATCTCTATTTTTAAAATTATTTAAAAAAACTATTATTGAACCATGATATTCCACGGCTATTTTTTTTTCTTTTAGATCATTTACAATATTAAATAACATTTTTCTATAAAAACTTTCCCCCATAATATTTTTATTAGTTAAAGTTACATTTAAATTTTTATAGATTTTTCCGTTTTTTTTAATAGTAGTATTGACAATTTTTTTCCAAATTTTCATACAAGATTTATCTTCAGATTGTAATTTTTTAGTGTAAAGTTTGACTTTATTCGAAAATAGTTTATCATTATCATATTTAATTTTTGCTTTTTGATAAATTTCATTATAATTTTTGAACGTTTCAGGATTAGCTTTATATTGTTTTAGATATGCTATTATCATTCCAAATTGCATACCCCAATCTCCAATATGATTTGCTCTTATAACGTTATGCCCAAGAAATTCCATAATTCTTGCAGTAGCATCTCCTAATATAGTTGAGCGAAGATGTCCTACATGCATTTCTTTTGCTACGTTTGGAGATGAATAATCTATAATAATATTTTTTTTCTTAACATAATTGACATCTAATCTTGCTGATTTTATTTTTTTTTCTAGTTTTTTTTCTACCCATAGCATATTTAAAAAAATACTAATAAAACCGGGTTGAGAAACTAAAACTTTTTTATACATGTTATGTATACGTATTTTTGAAGATACTTTATTAGCTAAATTGAAAGAATTAATATTTAATTCCTTTGCTATTTTTATCAATCCATCAATTTGATAATTCCATGGTTTTTTTTGACCAGTATTATTAATCACAATATATTTTATATTTTTTATTCCTAAACTTATTAATGCTTGAGAAGTATGTTTTTTTAGTATTAACTTTATATTCATATTTTGGTTTCTTATATAATCTATATTCAATAATATTAGTTTTTATCAATTTAGTATATTTATAATAAGTTATAATGAATTTTCAAATTATGCAATTTTAAAATTCATTATATAAGGACAAATATTTATAATTTTTTATATTAGTCTAAATTTTAGTAATTTTATATATAAATTTGAAATTTGTTTTCAAAAGAGTTGACAAAAAAGATAAAAAATGCAATTATGTAAAAAGTTCAAAAATAATGTTCTTTAAAAATATATCAGAAAATTTGTGTGGGCACGCCAAAAATTTAAGAATGAATTATTTAATATTTTACTTATGTAAAATAATTTTATTTTTATAAATGAATTTTAATTGAAGAGTTTGATCATGGCTCAGATTGAACGCTGGCGGCAAGCTTAACACATGCAAGTCGAGCGGCAACGCGAGAAAATTTTTTATTTTTTTGGCGGCGAGCGGCAAACGGGTGAGTAATATCTGGGGATCTGCCTAAAAGAGGGGGACAACTATTGGAAACGATAGCTAATACCGCATAATGTTGAAAAACCAAAGTAGGGGACCAAAAAGTTTTTTTTGGCCTTATGCTTTTAGATGAACCCAGACGAGATTAGCTTGATGGTAGGGTAATGGCTTACCAATGCGACGATCTCTAGCTGGTCTGAGAGGATGGCCAGCCACACTGGAACTGAGATACGGTCCAGACTCCTACGGGAGGCAGCAGTGGGGAATATTGCACAATGGGCGAAAGCCTGATGCAGCTATGCCGCGTGTATGAAGAAGGCCTTAGGGTTGTAAAGTACTTTCAGCGGGGAAGAAAAAGAATTTGTTTAATAAATAAATTTTTCTGACGTTACCCGCAAAAGAAGCACCGGCTAACTCCGTGCCAGCAGCCGCGGTAATACGGAGGGTGCGAGCGTTAATCAGAATTACTGGGCGTAAAGAGCACGTAGGTGGTTTTTTAAGTCAGATGTGAAATCCCTCGGCTTAACCAAGGAACTGCATTTGAAACTGAAATACTAGAGTATCATCGAGGGAGGTAGAATTCTAGGTGTAGCGGTGAAATGCGTAGATATCTAGAGGAATACCTGTGGCGAAAGCGGCCTCCTAAATGAATACTGACGCTGAGGTGCGAAAGCATGGGGAGCAAACAGGATTAGATACCCTGGTAGTCCATGCCGTAAACGATGTCGACTTGGAGGTTGCTTCCTAGAGAAGTGGCTTCCGAAGCTAACGCGTTAAGTCGACCGCCTGGGGAGTACGGTCGCAAGGCTAAAACTCAAATGAATTGACGGGGGCCCGCACAAGCGGTGGAGCATGTGGTTTAATTCGATGCAACGCGAAGAACCTTACCTGG
It encodes:
- the argS gene encoding arginine--tRNA ligase gives rise to the protein MNIKLILKKHTSQALISLGIKNIKYIVINNTGQKKPWNYQIDGLIKIAKELNINSFNLANKVSSKIRIHNMYKKVLVSQPGFISIFLNMLWVEKKLEKKIKSARLDVNYVKKKNIIIDYSSPNVAKEMHVGHLRSTILGDATARIMEFLGHNVIRANHIGDWGMQFGMIIAYLKQYKANPETFKNYNEIYQKAKIKYDNDKLFSNKVKLYTKKLQSEDKSCMKIWKKIVNTTIKKNGKIYKNLNVTLTNKNIMGESFYRKMLFNIVNDLKEKKIAVEYHGSIIVFLNNFKNRDGNPMGVIIQKKDGGFLYSTIDLACLKYRCETLHADKIIYYTDIRQNKHFMQIIEIGKKAGYIPNYLKIEHHMFGMILSEDNHPFKTRSGNNIKLSSLLEKAIKKAKTIIATKKNTKISQKRLDFLAKRIGIGAIKYFDLSKNRTTNYVFNWNKILSFSGNTAPYMQYAYTRILSIFRKLNVSMINLQGKIQLKNKFENQLGIKLLEFEEIITDTANKGMPHILCLYLYQLSTLFSQFYEKCSILFSKNTEIRCSRLILAFLTARTLKKGLNIIGISTINYM
- the flhA gene encoding flagellar biosynthesis protein FlhA: MTKISLLSNFLKQLKSIQWQILSGPILILVILSMMVLPLAPFILDLLFTFNIALSIVILLVSMFTIHTLEFTSFPIVLLFSTLLRLALNIASTRIILLYGHMGSYSAGNVIQAFGHFLVGGNFAIGIVVFIILVIINFMVITKGAGRIAEVGARFILDGMPGKQMAIDADLNAGLIGEKQAKKRRLEITQEADFYGSMDGASKFVRGDAIAGILIMGVNIIGGLIVGMLQHGMLFSKAAEVYTILTIGDGLVAQIPALVISTASGVIVTRVSTEQNVSEQMISQLFYNPRVVLLSGIVLGILGLVPGMPNIIFLLFTSVLFILSWYLYRNPVQIKSFSIDKNNKGSFNDIQDATWNDVQLEDSIGIELGYELISMVHSKLEDNLLNNIRSVRKKCAKEIGFLPPLIHIRNNVHLPHDTYRILIKGIEIGKGIVKRNKFLAIDAKNVLDKLSGEETIEPTFHFKAFWINSSLVHYAKSIGYNVVQDYTIIPTHLNKIVLDNTSKLFGRQEAQQLLDYVEKYFPKLTEDLVPNTISLTTFHKVIQNLLLEHIPIRDMQTILETLIIHSSFHKDDISELTSLVRISLQKLIVQKFFKNNEIKVIRLGVKLESILFQTLQNKDNNGGVLEPGLYKYFLKELQKNIHDQNLLHNKTILLVNHKLRMYLAKMLIKIFPDLIILSNLELEEHDKKIHVISILGA